The Diceros bicornis minor isolate mBicDic1 chromosome 31, mDicBic1.mat.cur, whole genome shotgun sequence genomic sequence GGGGAAAAGGAGAGGCTTCAGGGTGACTCAAATCCAGAAATCCTCCCTTAATACCCTTGACAGCTGTAAGCCTCCTCAATACCTTTTCTACTCAGTATAACAAATAGTGAATACACGTTATAAGCAAGGCACTGAAGCTGACAGAAACTTGAATAAGATAGTCCCTGCTCTCAGGACATTTATAACCAGaccgggggtggggggtaggtGTAAACAAAGTATATCAACAAAGATAATTTAAGATAGAATAGATACTTCTTATACGGAAGTACAAATGAAGAATGGGGCAGAGCACATAGGAGTAcattgcaaagaaagaaagaatatattgCAGCATCTATAggataaaagaagaagaaattaggaAAAGTTTCATGAAATAAAGGCACTTGAGTTTAGCctaaaaagataaataaggaGAGAAGGGCATTGCAGACTGAAGGAAGAACAGATCTTCCTCACTCCACCCCCTATCCTTCTAGTAGTCTGAACTCTTGTTGCATTTATCACAGCCTGACGTGAAATACAGATAATTGAGGGCAGGGATACAGACACACAAGCCCAGGACCAGACAAAGTGCCTTACAGGTGGTAGGTACTGAACAAACGTTTACCAAGTTAAATGAACAAACTCAAAGAGGCACAGCAGTGAGGAGGACGTATGGGGAACAGCAAGTAAACCGACATAGCAGGTGTATGCAGTACACAAGGGAGTAGTGACAAAGGTAGAAAGACAGGCTGGAGTCAGAGTCTACAATAGAGATAGGAATGGAGGCTAAATGACAGGCTAaagaatttaaacttttttttaaaaagaaatttaagttaGTCCTCAAAAATTCAATCTTCATACTCTGAAAGCCCTTATGTTACCTAAGGCAGCCAGCTGTGTTGGTGAGCACCGACTCCCACTCAATATGGCGTGGCTTACAATCTTCATTAGGTTCCCGCTCCCAACCAGAATGCGGAATGATCACTTCATCTGTCAAGGCATGCAGTGCATGGTCCACAATCTCCATTTTGATTGAGTCATGGGATGAAAGATTCCACAGGGTTCCTGGCAGAGACAACTCATCAGATAGTTCTCCAACACCCAAGACAACACGTTTGAAGAATGCCAAAGAGAATCTCCTATTCCGTCATTTCCCAGTCTTCCCCAATGAGCAAATACCTTGTAACGATATTCAaacttttataagaaatatatttcacatTATGGTTCAATACAAATATACTTATCATGAAACAGTTTTATAAAACAATACTTACTATACGCAATGTTCTCTGTGCTATCTACACCCGAGTTTCCCAACGTCAGCACCACTGACGTTTTGGGTCAGATAATTTCTTGTTGTGGGAGGTGTCCTGTCCATTGTTAGATGTTTAGCAGTATCTCTGACCTTTACtcattagatgccagtagcactccctcCCCCACGTCCcaagttatgacaaccaaaaacatcTTCAGACATAGTAAATGTCCTCTAGGGGCAAGAATCAATGGTCTGTgctatttctttttccctctttctttctttctcttgtaaTTCTGGTTGTGATCCACAAAATTGTGTTCAATACACACTAATTAATCACAACCCacaatccaaaaaatcatttttctaaaGCAGGGACCACAAGCTCAAATGTCTATACGTGTCAGGCAGGTGAGTCAGGACAAGCAAAtacttaaaagaaattaaaagaatgtgGACAAATGACAATTGACACTCAGCTTCAATGCTTGGGAGACAATTTCCTATATGGCAGTAGTTGGTCAGAGACAAGAGAATGTGTTGGGGATTACTGCAAACTGGAGAGCACGGGTCCTAGTCAGCTTAGGGCAACTACTGCCAGGTAGCAAAACAGATCTATTGTTACCAGTTCTTGCACATTTTTAACAGAAGCCAAGAATCTGGAATTTTAAGTCAAATCTTCTGAATTTTAAACATTAGCaaccaattctttaaaattttgaaaacctTGCATGACCAAACAAATCTGTGAGATGAATTTGACCCAAAGGCCACCAGTTCACAACctttaaccaaaattaaaaagaccGAAATCCTTCTAGCTCTCAACATCTCTAGGGGTAACCGTGACCCTAACCTAGCAGTTTCCCTTGTGCCTAGAACTCACCAGTAATGACTTCAGTGAGATCCATATCGCGAGCCTTTCGGAGCAATCGCACAAGGGCAGGAACACCATCACAGTTTTTTATGGCAATCTTGTTATCCTGGTCACGCCCAAAAGAGATATTCTTGAGAGCTCCACAGGCTCCAAGGTGCACTTCCTTTTTTGGGTGGTCTAACAATCCCACCAGTACTGGGATGCCTTTTAGCTTCCGAACGTCGGTCTTCACCTTGTCATTGCGGTAGCACAAGTGTTGCAGGTACGCAGCGGCATTGGACTTGACGGCATCCAAGCGGAATCCTAGCATGGCTATCACCTCCGGCAGCTCTGGCTGTCTCCAATTCGGGGGTGCGGGCCCTCCCTTGCGCAGGCTATCCAAACTTGCTAAACTTCCCCGTTCGTGCTGGGCCAAAGGAGCCCAATAGTACTGGTCCGATGGCACCTCCTCACCAATCATGTCTTCATAGCTCCTGCGGTGTTGGAAGAACCAAGAGGAAAGAGGAATACATCAAGCTGTCAAGTCTGGCTTCCTGGAGAGCTCCCATTACCCCTCATCTTCAAGGGACGAGTAATCTCAGCCCCAGTACACTAGATCTTAACTCTCCTTTGCATAAATGATACACTGATCAACTTTTCTTAATGAGTTAaggtaataattttaaataaggcATCTGCAATTAGACTAAAACTACCTTTTTTTCTGTGAAGTTTACCAGCTTGGAGGAGAGTAATGAGTATTTAGAGATGTGAATCACAAATAAAGAACCAAATCTTGACTGCTGAGCATCTGAATGACACCTGACAGTTATTAACTTCTCTGGGTAGAGACTGAAATAAACCCTCAGACAGCAGAGGTAGCCAAAGCAACGCACTCAATGCCACAGAGTCAGCACACAATAGCTAGACAGGAAATGAGGCATTTACACACAGGAAACAGGTGGTGGGATAAGACCCTTAAACACACTTTATATTTAAGCTTCTCTTTACCCTCTTTTGGAAATTATAAAAGAGGAGGTGATAGAGTAAAAACAGCACAGGACTTCTTGCTACGTCATATGGAGGGCTTCGCTTTGGTATCAATGAGGCATAAGCTTGAATATTAATTTTCACAGTTCATCCCAAGATCATCTCTgctactcaataaatgtgttcGAGGCATGATTTCTAGCCTCCAATTTCTAAAGACAATACCTCCAGTTCTGTCAAAATAGAGACTACTGACCACAATCATATTTGAGATTCCCAGTCACTAAgaaaaggaacaagacaaagCACAAAGCAATTGAAGGTAAAGAGAAAAGTCTAACAGAGATCATTCTTCCTATTTCAGTACTAGCAACAACCACTAGAGGGTGAGTCTGTCATGCTATTATTTATTCATAACCACTAGGAAGGAAGAGACCCATTATCTGTGAGCTCATCTCACTCTGTGGCTCCCACAGGAGAGAGGAGAATCTATTGTGTGGAACTCTCCAAATAAGCCCATTGTTTGTTCCACAAAACCATTCCCACTGCCACCAAATCCTCAAGGTTAGCCTGAGCAGAGGGCCTGCCTCATAGCTGTCAACGTCAACCACTCAACAGCGATTCAGATGGACAAAGCATTTagtaaaaatcaccattttttaaTAGCACTGAAACAAAATGAACAGACTATATGGCTAAGTTTTACAAGTAGACTACTAAACAGTTATGATAGTAAGATTCCAATTTAGTAGCAGAAAAATAAAGTCAGAATATGTTTCCAAGCATAGGAAAAAGAACTCAAAGGAAATGCACCAAAATGTTAGCAGTAGTTCTTTATCAATGGATGGTGTGCTTTTCTGGGTTTTACTAGTTTTGTAGTGAGcatgttttacttttattattttaatataagcaattacaaaaacaattacCATAACCAAACTTTTGGTCACTCAagatctattttcttcttttacaagCTGTGGATCATGACActctttcctttgttttacaaataaagctgtgcgcagaaagattaaatgacttgcttGAGGCTACATAGCTAGTGGCAAAGGCACAACTAGAACTAAGGTCTTTCGGTTCAGTGCTTTTTCCACTAATCACTCTGCCTCACTTGTTTCATTTGACCTTGTATTACTCTCCTAGGCCCGGAAGAGGAAGCAGCAAATGTTCTTGCTAGTCAAGCAGGTTTCCAAGTCCAGTGCTACCCAGAACAAACCCAAGAACCAGGCCCAAAAACCCTCTCTTTATGTCAACTGCCACGGCTAGCGACAGCAGAAAACGACTTGGCCACCAGCACCCACTTAGGTCCAATCACTCTACTAATGAGGGAGTCAGAAAAGGCAGACTTGTCAACAAGCAGAAGGAGCCAACACCCTGGGCAGACTCCTTCGGTGATAGCTGTTATCTACCACTGCTCCAAGCAGCACCAGCTTAGGTCTGGTGCCCCCTAGGAATAAAAGGTGAGTCACATGGGAATTGGATTAGCTGTCCAAAAGATACTTGAAAGGTGAGTGACTCAGGCTTAGATAATGAGGCCTCTACCCCTGGCCCAGCCCAGTTCACTGTTAACCAAAGCTACTCAATATGAGGAAAATGAGCACGAAGACATTTGCTTTAGAAGGTCATGACCCATACAGAAATTCACCAACAGCTGCTAGGATATCCTTACCATCAAGACTTCCATAAATCTTCTCccttatttcttattatttctctttgcctGGAAAACACTGTCTCTGATTTATTCTCAAGTGGGGTTGGCAGCCCAAAGGCCAAACTTGTTTTATACAGCCGcagaactaagaatggtttttatatttttaaaaggttgtaaaaagaacaacaacataCAACAAAAATGATAtacggcctgcaaagcctaaaatagttcTATCTGGTcctctacagaaaaagtttgccaagccCCATTCTAAAGCATTCTCTCAAGGCAAACCATCCACCAGTCCAAACATCAATCACTCACTTTTTCACACCACCAAAGAATCCCCAGGGATGAGTAGTAAATCAAAATAGGCAGCTGCTTAGTGACCTTTCAGAGTGTCACTAATGTACCATCCTCTAAGGATGCCACCCCCATTTCACTTTATAATCAAAGGTAAGAACCTAAGCACAAAGTGTCAGGGCTTTTGTGAGATCAAGGTTTGTTTTTAACTTGAGATTAAAACCACCACAGAGAGGGTTCTTATATATACCCTTAACTATCTATTCTGGCCCTGAAAGCCTAAAACTCTCAACTCTGTTCTAATACCAAACCACAAGCTGAGGAAATTCACAGGAACAAGTGAGTATTCCACAGCCCCAGGCACCAGGCTCCTTTGTGTGGCTCCCTATCACCAAAAGGGGGTCAGATCTTAGGCAGAAATAGCAGAAACTCTTAGCATAGAAACAAAGGCCACTCTTCAGGACACAGAGCAGATAACCATCACAAGCCATTTTCCATAATTAGAATATgtgatttttataatgaaaaagagacaaaaaagcaAGTAGATACTTAGTAAAATCAGAAAAGGGAAGAATAAGGTGGCCTTCCACAAAAaaaggcagaagggagggggCCACAAGTGTCTCTGATCCCAAAAAATACTCAGAAGAAGAAGGAATAGCTACCCCTTTTCACTGTCTTGGAAAGAACCTTTCCTTCCCCTTTACTTGCCTACCTGAGGCGTCGGCGAGGGTCAGAGGGTGTCCCAGTTCGACGGGCAGTGCCATAATCAGACATCATGCCGTAATCCAGGTCATCGTAGGCTACGCTACGCTGATCATCCTCTAGCCCATAAGGCTCTGGATGAAAGCGATGCAGATCCACGCTGCTCCCACCTACCCGAACCTGGGGCTGGGGCCCGTAGACATCCTGTCTACTAGGCGCCCGGTAACCCTCCATGCTGGGCCTATACCGCTCCTCAATGCGGGTCACCCGGGACAGACTGCCATAGTTGTCACTGCTACTTGGATAACCATCTTCATAGTGGCGGCTATATCCATCAGGAGGGTAGTGGAAGTTCCTGGGCAGGGTAGCAGTGCCTGCTTGCCCCACGTATGGACCAGGTCCCCCATTGCCATTCTTGCGGAAGTCACGACCCAGAGTCTGGATATAGTTGTTAGAAACTGATGAGGCATCCACAGGCAGCCCATCTGGTCCCATAGGGACTGGCTGTACTGTCCGTGTTGTCACAGTCTTCACTACTTTCTTCACCTTCAcgtaaggaaagaaaaacaaaaaattaatgaagTGAACAATATACGCTTAAACTCTAGACCAttctaagaaaagaaacaaaccccTACCTCCAGCTCACTTTACCTAGAAATGCCTTACAATCTACTATCTACCCTTCTCTCTATCTTATAGGAAGTCCCCAAGTAGGAAAACTGCCCTGGCAGTAACTAAGTCTATAAGAGAAGCTACTATGGACCTTGATataccttctctcttctccatacCACCGGATTTTCCCATGTCGCTGCTTCTGTCTGAGCAGAGGTCACTTTCGTTACAGATCAGTGGCCCTTCATCCACCCCAATTAAGTTCTTAACCCCTCCCTTAACAGAGACCACAGAAGACCTCCTCCATCATCCCAGACCTTAGATAAGCCTTAGCTTACTGTGGTCTCTGTGCGCCGAGTGGTTCCATCATCTGAAGTCTCCACAGAAACAACAGACATGGCTCCCTCAGGGTCCTCCTCTGTGTAGGTCTCCACAATCTGCCCTGGCTCCTGCATCCTGGGGATGGTGCTATACAGAAGGTGACTGTGATCCtatatggaaaagagaaaaaggaaggagcTACTATTGAGCCATACATATTAACAATCCACAGGGAGAAGCAATGTCTCCCTGAAGACGGAGACTCCTCATGCATCGTTTTTGAGCCCCACGATTTTTAGAGGCATGGCTGTCCCCACCTTTTGAACTTGTACAAAAGGGCAGAAGATATAATTTCCCAGTTCTAGTCATTTAACAAATAAGAGCTAAGTTAACTATAGCCACCCAATACCCAATTGACAGAAACTGCAGATTGAACCTCCCAGTTCTGGTCATCTAAGTGAATATGAACTGTGTTAACTGCAGCTACATCTACATCTGAGTGATCCTCCAAAAAAGAAGTTCACCCAATAAAGAACTCCTAAGATGAACTAGAAAATCCCAATAAGAGCCATCTTCTGACTACCTCTATGTTACTCTTCAGATACTGTCTAAGGCTCACGACCAGCCAGATTTTAGGTAGGGTTTTctgcaaagtagcagaaaactcaTTCTAGAAAAGGgatgcagggccagccccctggcttagcggttaagtgcgcgcgctccgctactggtggcccaggttcagatcctgggcgcgcaccaacgcaccgcttctccggccatgcttgaggccgcatcccacatacggcaactagaaggatgtgcaactatgacatacaactgtctactggggctttgggggaaaaaaggaggaggactggcaatagatgttagctcagagccggtcttcctcagcaaaaagaggaggattagcatggatgttagctcagggctgatcttcttcacaaaaaaaaaaaaaaaaaaaaaacagggatgCAGTAATTGAGGCATCAAATACTGGATTAACAACGGTCGTTAAAATTGATTCCAAAATAAaactatacacacatatatatacagagagagacactccacttttttattttcctaaatgaaagaaactaatTAACAGGTGCTCACAATATGCCAGACACTTTACAAGAATCCAATACGCTCTTACAAGTTGGGGAAGTAAGAAGATATGAATAAAGCAACCCAGACCTTGAGTCAAAAGAGTTACCTGGGGTCCGTTGAGTTTCAGATCTGAAAATTTCTGTCGCTCAAGGTCAGCATCGCCCACAAACCGGCCGTTCTGAAACATAACCCACAAGAACACAATTCATTTCGTGGCCTTCCTTTGCTCTACCAAACACAAATGATCTTTTTTCCAAACAGGAAAAGGGCTTTCAAGAAGATATTTGTGGCCTGGAGTCCTTCTGTCAGTACTCATAAAAAAACCACATCACTCCTTAGTCTTAGCACTTTCCTCTAAATTGGAATCAGACCCGGAACTCGGGCAGACTGGGTCTCTGGAACATAAGAacataagcttcatgagggcagagggattttttgttttgtttcatttttgttccACGATGTATTCCTGGTGCCTTGAACAGTGCATGGCACATCATAGGCACTCAAAAACTATTTGCTGAGTAAATAGCAGAGACTCAGACAAGTTCCCCAACACACAATCTTTTTTGGAAAGCCATAAGAATATAAGAAAAGTTGGAAAGGCTAGGTTGGGGGGTTTCCAAAAGCCTTCTTTATTGTTCCATGCATCTTCATGCTGTACTACCATTGGAAACTCCCATACCAGGcagctttttaaagaaagaagcaaGAGATATGAGTCTCCCTTTCCAAGTAGGAAGAAAACAAGTACCCCAACTGCCCTCGGGCAAACAGATGTCTGAACATCTTCATCACCAATTATTACAGCCACAGAACACATATGAAAATGTCATTCTTAAACCATTCTGTCAAACAGCAGCCAATAATCTAACGACATTCTACTACTACGTAAAAAAATACGTTTGACTGCTCCTCTTCGAATAGAATACAGTGAGATCCAGACACCTTGGGAGACTTCCCCCACCCTACTCCCATTACATAGGGAGTGCAATGCTGAAGGGAGAGGAAGTTAAACATTACCGTCAGGAAGAAGGAAGGGTGTGGTTTCACTGCTGAGCAGAAgttaaaaataagagagagagaaaccgtGTACTAAATCCTGGAATTCCCCACCAGCTCCAAGCCTGAGCAGTCCTGCTCTCCCCTTTCAATATATACCTGTCATCCCAACCCTCTTCTGGTTCCTATAAAAATCCTAGGAACACTGCAAATCTAAGATGATTGCCATCAAATTCCTGATCATTCCCCAATCGGAATTCTGTCTTCTCACTCAACATGCTCCTCAACATGAGGGACCTACtctgtcttaaaaaaataaataagtaatcaaTGAAAAGGACTATTGGAGCATGAGCACTGTTCTTAGTTCCTACCAGAGACGTCTTAAGATGCAGTCTATCAGGCAACGcctactaaacacacacacacagacaaaaccTCAGACAGATTACATCACAGCAAAGTCAGACTAGGGAAACCATAGGAAACACAGATACTTCTCATTTCTAACACCAGTTCTCCCAAGTCACATCACAGAGTCAGCCAACCCAGAGACCACTGGCTCCTGTGGTTATTTGGGTTAAATAGCAGCATGATGCTCCCTCTCCAACTCTTAACCAACAGAATTAGCAATGACCCCTTCCTCCAAAGACATGATTTACACAGCCAACAAAAAGAGCACACTAGGACAATATGGAGCAGGAATGCACAATTTATGGACAGTGCCACACCTTCTGAGAAGACTGTTCCCTGAGAGAGACTGAACTAGAGCTGAGAGTACAAGATGCCCAACTTCCCCAACCAGTAAGCGGGCATTTACTTTCCTGAATTTTTGATACCAACGGGAACAAAAAGATCCAAGAAAACAGAAGTAACTTGAGTACAGCTCCAAACTATATGATCTACCATTACTAGAACTGCATCCCAACACAGAAACCCCACTCCAGCAAAACAGAAAGTCAGATGGATGCTTCTAGAGATAAATCCACCCAACTCAGCACAGCAGTGATATTCCCTATCTCTTAATCCGTATTTATCACCCCTAGAAAGGTTCGTCATGAAGCGTGGGCACTGGACAGCCCATCACTATGAGGAGAGTAGTATCCCAAGAAGGATCATAGCCTCTCTATGACCATGCCAAAGTCCTACCTGCAGGTCTGATGGAGAGAGGGGTTACCTGATGCCGGCGGGTGAGGGTGCCGTTGGCCATGAGTGGGTTGGCATCTTGTGGTGAGACCCGGACGCGTTCCAGTTGCGCCGAGACGTGGCGCCGTTCCTCCTCCAGCGCCCGGGTCAGCTTCTCAAACTGGGCCTCTTGTTCCTTCACAGAGGCCAAGATGCTGGCGGTCGACTCCACCTCTGAGTCGTCCATGAAGGTAAGGGGCAGAGCCGCCGCACGGCAGGGTAAAAAGGAAGGTGGAtcacagagggaggaggaaggagggagaaggccCCCTCACTTCACACTACCGGGAGAAggtaagagagaggagagaaaaggtcACAGGTCAGAGAAGACAGATGAATTATTAATCCCAGAGCCAAAGATGCCCTCTTGTGGTTTTACCGCAGTGCAGAAAGCAAGCCACCACCAAGCCTGGGAGCCCATCACCAGTGTCTGCTCAAGCAGGATCCTTTGCCCACTACCCTCTTTAACCCCACCAGAAGTAACTATTGAAAGGAAAGGTGCAACTACATCCAAGTCTCTATACTGTTGGTAGGAGAGGGAGAATGTGGCTAAGGGCTGTAGTCATGACATGAGATTAAAATTAGATGATTTTTCCCTAGAAAAACGTGCTGGCCTCAACTCACTGAAAGTTGTGACTCCACAGTACATACAAGCACTCACTGTCCTCAGGGGCAAAAGCCACTTCTGGAGATAAGGGGGCAGTACAGATCTTATTTAACCTCTCCCAAATCGGGACACTGAAATTGCTGCAGTGGTAGCAAAAGATACTAAATTAATATGCTAAATTAAAATGCCAATAAGAAATGGAAGTAGTAAAAAACTTCCTACCACCAAAGGCAGGAAACAAAACTAAGGCCTtcatatttaatacatttatgAAAGGGCCTTTCTACTTTTCAAAACTATACTACAATATTGAGGGCAAAATGTGTACCTTGGCTAACAGAGACGAGAGCGCAATAGAACCACAAAAAATTCTATGTGTAAAAAGGCACCATTTTCAGCGACCTTCATCTCTTTGAGGAGTAGGAAAAGGAGCATTATGTTCAAACTATGAAATTGTCCCTCGAAGTGGTTCATATGCCCCCAAACAGTCAATGGTTGGAACTTCCTACATCTCTGGTATCCTGCAGAAAGCTCTAAACAGACTATATTTCTACCTTTTCACTTATTCCAACTCAGAGTAAATATCCAAGTATCTAGAGGGTTTATGTGTACTATTTATGAAATATATGATAGTTATATAGAAATGAAGAGTTCTCCATACCCTATTACATAAATTGCAAGTTGGCTAGTAAATGGAAGGGCATTGTAGTCATACTGTTGGCCTTAATGGGGTTTCTCTCTTACAACTTGGCTATGGGAGACTTTATGGCCAGTCCAAAGTATACCATGTTGACAGGCTGGTTTTGGAACAAACCCTCTCCCCTATTCCCCACCCTCTCATCAACCTTCAAGAAAAAAAGGcacttaaatttgtttttattcttaataAACATATTTCCATACACACCTGTTAAGAGGAGGTCGTAATTGATTGGTTTAACACAGAGAACAGCCCAGTCTAGATTCAAAAAATCATGGAAGAAGCATCCCAGCCACCACAGcaaggaggaagcaggaaggagagagctgtagaaatatttagaggaaaaatgggaatgagaggaaaataaaatatacccaatacattaaaaaacaagaggaGTAAGGGCAACTATTGGGAGA encodes the following:
- the CTNND1 gene encoding catenin delta-1 isoform X6, translated to MDDSEVESTASILASVKEQEAQFEKLTRALEEERRHVSAQLERVRVSPQDANPLMANGTLTRRHQNGRFVGDADLERQKFSDLKLNGPQDHSHLLYSTIPRMQEPGQIVETYTEEDPEGAMSVVSVETSDDGTTRRTETTVKKVVKTVTTRTVQPVPMGPDGLPVDASSVSNNYIQTLGRDFRKNGNGGPGPYVGQAGTATLPRNFHYPPDGYSRHYEDGYPSSSDNYGSLSRVTRIEERYRPSMEGYRAPSRQDVYGPQPQVRVGGSSVDLHRFHPEPYGLEDDQRSVAYDDLDYGMMSDYGTARRTGTPSDPRRRLRSYEDMIGEEVPSDQYYWAPLAQHERGSLASLDSLRKGGPAPPNWRQPELPEVIAMLGFRLDAVKSNAAAYLQHLCYRNDKVKTDVRKLKGIPVLVGLLDHPKKEVHLGACGALKNISFGRDQDNKIAIKNCDGVPALVRLLRKARDMDLTEVITGTLWNLSSHDSIKMEIVDHALHALTDEVIIPHSGWEREPNEDCKPRHIEWESVLTNTAGCLRNVSSERSEARRKLRECDGLVDALIFIVQAEIGQKDSDSKLVENCVCLLRNLSYQVHREIPQAERYQEAPPSVANNTGPHAASCFGAKKGKDEWFSRGKKPTEDPANDTVDFPKRTSPARGYELLFQPEVVRIYISLLKESKTPAILEASAGAIQNLCAGRWTYGRYIRSALRQEKALSAIADLLTNEHERVVKAASGALRNLAVDARNKELIGKHAIPNLVKNLPGGQQSPSQNFSEDTVVSILNTINEVIAENLEAAKKLRETQGIEKLVLINKSGNRSEKEGRAAALVLQTIWGYKELRKPLEKEGWKKSDFQVNLNNASRSQSSHSYDDSTLPLIDRNQKSDKKPDREEIQMSNMGSNTKLLDNNYSTLNERGDHSRTLDRSGDLGEMEPLKGTPLMQKI
- the CTNND1 gene encoding catenin delta-1 isoform X4; its protein translation is MDDSEVESTASILASVKEQEAQFEKLTRALEEERRHVSAQLERVRVSPQDANPLMANGTLTRRHQNGRFVGDADLERQKFSDLKLNGPQDHSHLLYSTIPRMQEPGQIVETYTEEDPEGAMSVVSVETSDDGTTRRTETTVKKVVKTVTTRTVQPVPMGPDGLPVDASSVSNNYIQTLGRDFRKNGNGGPGPYVGQAGTATLPRNFHYPPDGYSRHYEDGYPSSSDNYGSLSRVTRIEERYRPSMEGYRAPSRQDVYGPQPQVRVGGSSVDLHRFHPEPYGLEDDQRSVAYDDLDYGMMSDYGTARRTGTPSDPRRRLRSYEDMIGEEVPSDQYYWAPLAQHERGSLASLDSLRKGGPAPPNWRQPELPEVIAMLGFRLDAVKSNAAAYLQHLCYRNDKVKTDVRKLKGIPVLVGLLDHPKKEVHLGACGALKNISFGRDQDNKIAIKNCDGVPALVRLLRKARDMDLTEVITGTLWNLSSHDSIKMEIVDHALHALTDEVIIPHSGWEREPNEDCKPRHIEWESVLTNTAGCLRNVSSERSEARRKLRECDGLVDALIFIVQAEIGQKDSDSKLVENCVCLLRNLSYQVHREIPQAERYQEAPPSVANNTGPHAASCFGAKKGKDEWFSRGKKPTEDPANDTVDFPKRTSPARGYELLFQPEVVRIYISLLKESKTPAILEASAGAIQNLCAGRWTYGRYIRSALRQEKALSAIADLLTNEHERVVKAASGALRNLAVDARNKELIGKHAIPNLVKNLPGGQQSPSQNFSEDTVVSILNTINEVIAENLEAAKKLRETQGIEKLVLINKSGNRSEKEGRAAALVLQTIWGYKELRKPLEKEGWKKSDFQVNLNNASRSQSSHSYDDSTLPLIDRNQKSDNNYSTLNERGDHSRTLDRSGDLGEMEPLKGTPLMQDEGQESLEEELDMLVLDDEGDQVSYPPMQKI
- the CTNND1 gene encoding catenin delta-1 isoform X8, yielding MQEPGQIVETYTEEDPEGAMSVVSVETSDDGTTRRTETTVKKVVKTVTTRTVQPVPMGPDGLPVDASSVSNNYIQTLGRDFRKNGNGGPGPYVGQAGTATLPRNFHYPPDGYSRHYEDGYPSSSDNYGSLSRVTRIEERYRPSMEGYRAPSRQDVYGPQPQVRVGGSSVDLHRFHPEPYGLEDDQRSVAYDDLDYGMMSDYGTARRTGTPSDPRRRLRSYEDMIGEEVPSDQYYWAPLAQHERGSLASLDSLRKGGPAPPNWRQPELPEVIAMLGFRLDAVKSNAAAYLQHLCYRNDKVKTDVRKLKGIPVLVGLLDHPKKEVHLGACGALKNISFGRDQDNKIAIKNCDGVPALVRLLRKARDMDLTEVITGTLWNLSSHDSIKMEIVDHALHALTDEVIIPHSGWEREPNEDCKPRHIEWESVLTNTAGCLRNVSSERSEARRKLRECDGLVDALIFIVQAEIGQKDSDSKLVENCVCLLRNLSYQVHREIPQAERYQEAPPSVANNTGPHAASCFGAKKGKDEWFSRGKKPTEDPANDTVDFPKRTSPARGYELLFQPEVVRIYISLLKESKTPAILEASAGAIQNLCAGRWTYGRYIRSALRQEKALSAIADLLTNEHERVVKAASGALRNLAVDARNKELIGKHAIPNLVKNLPGGQQSPSQNFSEDTVVSILNTINEVIAENLEAAKKLRETQGIEKLVLINKSGNRSEKEGRAAALVLQTIWGYKELRKPLEKEGWKKSDFQVNLNNASRSQSSHSYDDSTLPLIDRNQKSDKKPDREEIQMSNMGSNTKLLDNNYSTLNERGDHSRTLDRSGDLGEMEPLKGTPLMQDEGQESLEEELDMLVLDDEGDQVSYPPMQKI
- the CTNND1 gene encoding catenin delta-1 isoform X2, which translates into the protein MDDSEVESTASILASVKEQEAQFEKLTRALEEERRHVSAQLERVRVSPQDANPLMANGTLTRRHQNGRFVGDADLERQKFSDLKLNGPQDHSHLLYSTIPRMQEPGQIVETYTEEDPEGAMSVVSVETSDDGTTRRTETTVKKVVKTVTTRTVQPVPMGPDGLPVDASSVSNNYIQTLGRDFRKNGNGGPGPYVGQAGTATLPRNFHYPPDGYSRHYEDGYPSSSDNYGSLSRVTRIEERYRPSMEGYRAPSRQDVYGPQPQVRVGGSSVDLHRFHPEPYGLEDDQRSVAYDDLDYGMMSDYGTARRTGTPSDPRRRLRSYEDMIGEEVPSDQYYWAPLAQHERGSLASLDSLRKGGPAPPNWRQPELPEVIAMLGFRLDAVKSNAAAYLQHLCYRNDKVKTDVRKLKGIPVLVGLLDHPKKEVHLGACGALKNISFGRDQDNKIAIKNCDGVPALVRLLRKARDMDLTEVITGTLWNLSSHDSIKMEIVDHALHALTDEVIIPHSGWEREPNEDCKPRHIEWESVLTNTAGCLRNVSSERSEARRKLRECDGLVDALIFIVQAEIGQKDSDSKLVENCVCLLRNLSYQVHREIPQAERYQEAPPSVANNTGPHAASCFGAKKGKDEWFSRGKKPTEDPANDTVDFPKRTSPARGYELLFQPEVVRIYISLLKESKTPAILEASAGAIQNLCAGRWTYGRYIRSALRQEKALSAIADLLTNEHERVVKAASGALRNLAVDARNKELIGKHAIPNLVKNLPGGQQSPSQNFSEDTVVSILNTINEVIAENLEAAKKLRETQGIEKLVLINKSGNRSEKEGRAAALVLQTIWGYKELRKPLEKEGWKKSDFQVNLNNASRSQSSHSYDDSTLPLIDRNQKSDKKPDREEIQMSNMGSNTKLLDNNYSTLNERGDHSRTLDRSGDLGEMEPLKGTPLMQDEGQESLEEELDMLVLDDEGDQVSYPPMKI